The following proteins are co-located in the Cyanobacteriota bacterium genome:
- a CDS encoding Uma2 family endonuclease, translating to AIVPNGQGWRWSDELGLYLGIHDHKLRYFQPTGELVPTPEEDALQQYQRAEREAQRAERLAAYLRSQGFNPDEL from the coding sequence GCGATCGTCCCCAATGGCCAAGGATGGCGATGGAGTGACGAGCTAGGGCTGTACTTAGGGATCCATGACCACAAGCTCCGGTACTTCCAGCCCACGGGAGAGCTAGTGCCCACCCCAGAGGAGGATGCCCTTCAGCAATACCAGCGGGCAGAGCGAGAAGCCCAACGGGCAGAGCGCTTGGCAGCTTATCTCCGCTCTCAGGGTTTTAACCCCGATGAGCTGTAA